Within Novosphingobium resinovorum, the genomic segment GGGCAGGGGCTGCGCCGCGGCTTCGCCGGGTGGGAGAAGCTGGCGATCCTCCTCGCCTTCGCCGCGCCAGCCTTCGCGCGGCCTTTGGCGATGAACCTTGCTCTGCCGGTGATGCCGCTGGTGCTGGGCCTGTTGTTTGCAGTGCTGTGGCGACGGGTCAGCCGGCCAGCTTCGCCAGTCGCAGCATGAGCACTTCAAAGCGTTTGTTGTCGATCGGCGCCTTCGGATCGTTCCAGCTTCCCGTCACCACCGACCATGTCTCGACTTTGTCGCGCAGCAGCCAGGTCATGCTCATCACGCCGTCCTCCGAGCCGCCTTTGTAGCCCACGTAGGCCCGCGTGCGGGCCGTGGCGCTATCCATCGCCGGGTTGATGGCGAGGATGTCGAACGCCTCGCGGCTGTCGAGGCGGCGCAAGTCGTCCATCACCCCTGCAAGGTCTGCAGGGGAGGAGAACCATTCGATCCGGTCGATCGCCACCGGGCCATGACCGAAGACTTCGCCGGGATCGGCCTCGGCGACCCGCGAGAGGTCCAGCGCATCGAGCTGGCGCTGACGTTCCTCCGGCGAGGCGCTGGCATACCGCTCCGTGACCGCATCACCGCCGCGCTTGAGGGCGAAGAGCTGCGCGGTCGTCATTATCGGCGCCATCGCCTCGGGCCTTGCGTGCCGGGCGAGGCGGACTTCGCGTGCCAATGCCTCCTGCCCGGCAAGGCGCACCAGCATGTCGGTCGCGGTATTGTCGCTGATGGAGATCATCAGGCTGGCGAGGGTATGCACCGTCACCGGCGCACCGTCGGGGAGGGTGTGCACGGTGCCGCTCGGGAAGGACTTGCCCGATACGAGCACGACGTCGCTCCAGCGCCGCTTGCCTTCCTTCACCTGCCGCGCCAGCGCCGCGAGGACGTAGAGCTTGAACGAGGAGCCCACTGCGAACGGTGTCGTCACCTCGCGGCCTTTGGCGAGCACCGGCGCGTCATCACCGAGGCGATAGACCGCGAACCCGGCCTTTCCCGGCAGGGCTGCAAAATCCGCATCCAGCTTGTCGAGGCTGTCGCCTGCAGGCGTCACCGCGAAGATGCGAAAGCCCGCCACCAGGGGCTTGTCGCCCGGTCCCAGTTCGATCCGGGCGGGCGCGGTGGCATTGGCGAGTTTCAGGGTGAAGGTGGCCGAACGTTGCTGTTCGCGCTTGAAGTCCGCATATCCTTCCACCGCACCGCCCTGCGCCGCGATCTGCGAGGTGAGGGCACGAAGGCGCTCGGCCGGAACTTCGCTCAGGAAGCGGGCGTCGAAAGTCTCTGCGGCATCGCGCTTGCCCTGCATGACCGCGACGACCTCCGCGACACGCTGCTTGAGCAAAGCCTCGGTATCGTCCTGCGCATGTGCCGCGCCGCTACCCAGAACGAGTGCCAGCACGAAACTGAGAAAACCCCGCCATCCGCTCATTGCCTGCCCCCGGCCTGACCATCGCGGGCAGGCTGACGGCAGGCGGGATGAAGGTCAACGGGTGTTCATCGGGCGGTATCCGTCAGGCGTCGATCAGTTCGCGGTCGAGGTCGCCGGCGCGGTTCTGGATGAAGTGGAAGCGATGTTCGGGATTGCGGCCCATCAGGCGGTCGACGAGATCCTTCACTGCGAATCGGCCCTCGCTCTCCTGCGGCAGGGTGATGCGGATCAGGGAGCGGGTGTCCGGGCTCATCGTCGTCTCGCGCAGCTGGCCGGGGTTCATCTCGCCAAGGCCCTTGAAGCGGCCGACTTCGACCTTCTTGCCCTTGAACTTGGTCGCTTCCAGTTCGGCACGGTGGGCATCGTCGCGGGCGTAGGCGGAAGTCGCGCCCGAAGTCAGGCGGTAGAGCGGCGGCTGCGCGAGGTAGAGGTGGCCGCGCCGAACGATGTCCGGCATCTCCTGGAAGAAGAACGTCATCAGCAGCGTGGCGATGTGGGCGCCGTCGACGTCGGCGTCGGTCATGATGACGATGCGGTCATAGCGCAAGTTGTCGGCGTTGCAGTCCTTGCGCGTGCCGCAGCCGAGCGCGAGGCCGAGGTCGGCGATTTCCTGGTTGGCGCGGATCTTGTCGGCCGTGGCCGATGCGACGTTGAGGATCTTACCGCGGATCGGCAGGATCGCCTGCGTCTTGCGATCGCGCGCCTGCTTGGCCGAGCCGCCTGCCGAATCGCCCTCGACGATGAACAGTTCGGTTTCGCCGTGACCTTCGCCCGAGCAGTCGGTCAGCTTGCCGGGAAGGCGCAGCTTGCGGGCGTTGGTGGCGGTCTTGCGCTTGACCTCGCGCTCCGCCTTGCGGCGCAGGCGTTCGTCCATGCGCTCCATGACGGAGCCCAGCAGCGCCTTGCCGCGATCGAGGTTGTCGGTGAGGAAGTGGTCGAAGTGGTCGCGCACCGCCGCCTCGACCATGCGTGCGGCCTCGGGCGAGGTCAGGCGGTCCTTGGTCTGGCTCTGGAACTGCGGGTCGCGGATGAAGACCGAGAGCATCACCTCACTGCCGGTCACCACGTCGTCCGGCGTGATGTCCTTGGCCTTCTTGGCCTGGCCGACGAGATCGGCGAAAGCACGAATGCCCTTGGTCAGCGCGCCGCGCAGGCCCTGCTCATGGGTGCCGCCGTCGGGCGTCGGGATGGTGTTGCAGTACCACGAGTACGAGCCGTCGGAGTAGAGCGGCCAGGCGATCGCCCATTCGACGCGGCCTTGTTCGGAGCCGTCCTCGCCCTTGGGGAAGTCCTGTGATCCGGAGAAGAACTGCGTGGTCACGCATTCGCGAGTGCCGATCTGCTCGGCAAGGTGATCGGCAAGGCCGCCGGGGAACTGGAAGGTCGCCTCCGCCGGAACCCCGTCCACCGCGAGTGCAGGCGCGCACTTCCAGCGGATTTCGACGCCTGCGAATAGGTACGCCTTGGAGCGCACCAGCTTGAACAGACGCGCGGGCTTGAACTTCTGGTCGCCGAAGATTTCGGTGTCGGGCGTGAAGGTGACGGCCGTGCCGCGCCGGTTCGGCGCTGCGCCGACACGCTGGATCGGACCGAGCGTCACGCCGCGAGAGAATTCCTGCGCGTAGAGTTCCTTGTTGCGTGCCACTTCCACGCGCGTCTTTACCGACAGCGCGTTGACCACCGAGATGCCGACGCCGTGCAGGCCGCCCGAAGTGGCGTAGGCCTTGCCGGAGAACTTGCCGCCCGAGTGCAGGGTGGAAAGGATGACCTCCAGCGCCGACTTGCCCGGGAATTTGGGATGCTCGTCCACCGGGATGCCGCGGCCGTTGTCGGTGATGGTGATGCGGCCGGCGGTGCCGGGTTCGTCCTCCAGCGTCACCTCGATGCGGTTGGCGTGACCGGCGACGGCCTCGTCCATCGCGTTGTCGAGGACTTCGGCCGCAAGGTGGTGCAGCGCGCGCTCATCCGTGCCGCCGATGTACATGCCCGGACGGCGGCGGACGGGTTCGAGCCCCTCCAGCACCTCGATCGCGGAACCGTCATAGGACTCGCCGGTGGCGGCGGGGAGCTTGTCGAAGAGGTCGTCGGACATGGCGGCCACTATAGGGCGCGCGGAATCGTGGGGGCAAGCAGGGGTTTGCGCTTTATCCGCAGGGCTTGAAGGGCGGTGTTGGAACCGGCCCACCCCCAACCCCTCCCGCAAGCGGGAGGGGAGTTCATGTCGTTTTTGCCCTCTCGCTTGCGGGAGGGCCGGAAGGCTTGGCAGCTGGCTGCCTAGCCGGACGGGGTGGGCAGAGCCTTACTCCCCGAACTTCACCGGCGCCGGGCTGACGACCTTCACCGTGCCCGCGCCGACCTCACGCACTTCCAGCGCGCGCTCGATCAGGCCGCCCTTGGTGAAGCGGAACGCGCCGTCCACGCCAAGGAAGCCACCGGGAAACGCCTTGGTGTCGCGCAGGGTATCGACCGGGAAGCGGGTGCCCGGCTTCCAGTCGCGCGCGACGCGAAGGGTCAGGAGCACCGCATCATAGCCGAGCGTGGCGATACGGAACGGCTGGCTACCGAAGCGCGCGCGGTAGCTCTTGGAGAACTGTGCGAAGCGCTGGTCGGACACGGTCGAATACCAGGCGCCTGCCAGTGCTGCCGAGGCGTTGACGTCACGCTCGCCGCTCCACAGTTCGGTGCCGAGGATCTTCACGCCGGGCGTCTTCGCCGCGCCCTTGAAGGCCGTGGCGGCACGAACCGAGAGCGATCCGCTGTCGGCGATCAGCAGGGCGTCGAAACCGCCCTTGGCCTTCACGCGCTGCGCGGCCGAAGCGATCGATACGGCGCTGCGCTCGTAGGGCTCCAGAGCGATCACCGAGCCGCCACTGGCGCGTACCGCCTGCAGCAGCGCGGCGCTGGTACGGTCGCCGTAGTCGCCGCGCGGAACCAGCGCGCCGAACGTGGAGATGCCCTGCGAACGGGCATACTGCACCGTGCGGGTCACCGACTGCCCGGGCAGGTTGCCCATGATGAGGACATCGCGGTTCGCCGCCTGCTCGTCATTGGAGAACGAGATGACGGGAACCTTGGCCGCCTTGGCGATGCCCGAGACGGCCGGGATGTCGTCGGCGAGCAGCGGGCCGAGGATCAGCTGGTTGCCGTCCGTCACCGCGCGGCGGGCAGCTTCGGCCGGATTGGCGCTGGTATCGTACGTCGTCACGCGCAGGTTCTTCGCGGCGGTGTCGAGCAGGGCCATGTTGGCGGCATTGGCGATCGCCTGGCCGACGCCCGCGTTGGCGCCGGTCATCGGCACCAGCAGCGCGATGCTGTGACGGTCCTTGTCCACCGGCAGTTCGCTCTGCGAGGGAGGAGGCGTGGGCGCGGGCGGCGGGCCGGGCTGAGGCGCCTTGGGCACCACGGTACAACCGGCGACCAGAGCCATGGCGGCCGCGGCGAGAAGACTGCGACGATTGAGGCGCCCGTTCCCTTTAAGGTCGAACATAGCTTGCCGCTCCCTCGGTATCTGGGCCATGAGTCTGGCCGATGGAAAACACACTCTTGCCGGGCCTTTACATAGTCGCAACCCCGATTGGCAACCTGGGGGACATTACCCTCAGGGCAATCGAGACCCTGCGCGGCGTCTCCGCAGTCGCCTGCGAGGACACTCGCGTGACGGGCAAGCTG encodes:
- a CDS encoding serine hydrolase, encoding MSGWRGFLSFVLALVLGSGAAHAQDDTEALLKQRVAEVVAVMQGKRDAAETFDARFLSEVPAERLRALTSQIAAQGGAVEGYADFKREQQRSATFTLKLANATAPARIELGPGDKPLVAGFRIFAVTPAGDSLDKLDADFAALPGKAGFAVYRLGDDAPVLAKGREVTTPFAVGSSFKLYVLAALARQVKEGKRRWSDVVLVSGKSFPSGTVHTLPDGAPVTVHTLASLMISISDNTATDMLVRLAGQEALAREVRLARHARPEAMAPIMTTAQLFALKRGGDAVTERYASASPEERQRQLDALDLSRVAEADPGEVFGHGPVAIDRIEWFSSPADLAGVMDDLRRLDSREAFDILAINPAMDSATARTRAYVGYKGGSEDGVMSMTWLLRDKVETWSVVTGSWNDPKAPIDNKRFEVLMLRLAKLAG
- the parE gene encoding DNA topoisomerase IV subunit B, translating into MSDDLFDKLPAATGESYDGSAIEVLEGLEPVRRRPGMYIGGTDERALHHLAAEVLDNAMDEAVAGHANRIEVTLEDEPGTAGRITITDNGRGIPVDEHPKFPGKSALEVILSTLHSGGKFSGKAYATSGGLHGVGISVVNALSVKTRVEVARNKELYAQEFSRGVTLGPIQRVGAAPNRRGTAVTFTPDTEIFGDQKFKPARLFKLVRSKAYLFAGVEIRWKCAPALAVDGVPAEATFQFPGGLADHLAEQIGTRECVTTQFFSGSQDFPKGEDGSEQGRVEWAIAWPLYSDGSYSWYCNTIPTPDGGTHEQGLRGALTKGIRAFADLVGQAKKAKDITPDDVVTGSEVMLSVFIRDPQFQSQTKDRLTSPEAARMVEAAVRDHFDHFLTDNLDRGKALLGSVMERMDERLRRKAEREVKRKTATNARKLRLPGKLTDCSGEGHGETELFIVEGDSAGGSAKQARDRKTQAILPIRGKILNVASATADKIRANQEIADLGLALGCGTRKDCNADNLRYDRIVIMTDADVDGAHIATLLMTFFFQEMPDIVRRGHLYLAQPPLYRLTSGATSAYARDDAHRAELEATKFKGKKVEVGRFKGLGEMNPGQLRETTMSPDTRSLIRITLPQESEGRFAVKDLVDRLMGRNPEHRFHFIQNRAGDLDRELIDA
- a CDS encoding penicillin-binding protein activator, with the protein product MFDLKGNGRLNRRSLLAAAAMALVAGCTVVPKAPQPGPPPAPTPPPSQSELPVDKDRHSIALLVPMTGANAGVGQAIANAANMALLDTAAKNLRVTTYDTSANPAEAARRAVTDGNQLILGPLLADDIPAVSGIAKAAKVPVISFSNDEQAANRDVLIMGNLPGQSVTRTVQYARSQGISTFGALVPRGDYGDRTSAALLQAVRASGGSVIALEPYERSAVSIASAAQRVKAKGGFDALLIADSGSLSVRAATAFKGAAKTPGVKILGTELWSGERDVNASAALAGAWYSTVSDQRFAQFSKSYRARFGSQPFRIATLGYDAVLLTLRVARDWKPGTRFPVDTLRDTKAFPGGFLGVDGAFRFTKGGLIERALEVREVGAGTVKVVSPAPVKFGE